The nucleotide sequence TTAACCACCGGCTTGTTTTACCGCTTAGGGGCAGGCCGATACCAGTTCCGGTGGCTGAAGCCGACCGGACATCGTCTTTCTCATGCTCCGGTGTTTCGGAGCACGGTGGCTGAAGCCACCGCCTTCCGTCTTTCTACCAGGGACTAACTCTCCCTCACCATAACCTGTAACGCTCCGGGCCACACCTCCACAACAAATCTTCACTGAGAGCCGAGCTGACCGAAGCGCAGCAAATGATGACAGACAGGCCCGAACATGGGGAAATGCCAGCAATTTTGTGCTTGACAGAAGCGGCGCCGCGGATGAGGTTGCGAAATAGGATCATGCGAAGATTTTCGGCTTTCCTTCTGCTCGCGGCGCTGCTGATTGCGGCTCCCGCCCTGGCGCGGGCAAAAACCCCGCAGAGGGTGGTGCTGAAAGTTTTTGAGCTGCCGGATCCCCGCAAAACGGATGCCTATTCGCGGGCCAATCTGGCGGTGGTGGAGGCCTTCCGCGAGCGGTTCCCCCACATTGAGCTCAGGGCCTTTTCCGGCATCCAGATCGAAAACATGGACCTCGACGCCGGGCCGCTGATGGCCATCGCCGGAGGGGTGGCGCCGGATATCCTCTATGTGAATTTCCGCCAGAGCGACACCTATATCCAGAACAATTTCCTCTATCCGCTGGACGGATTTCTGGCTTCCGAAGACCCTGAAGCGCTGTCTCTGCGGGTGGAAAAGCCTGTCTGGCAGGTGATCCGCCGCGCGCGCAAGGGTGAACAGGCGCAAAAGACCTGGATGCTGCCCTACGAGACGCTGGTGCGGGTGCTGATGTACCGCAGGGACGTGTTTCGCCGGGCAGGGCTGGACCCGGACAAACCTCCCCGCACCTGGGACGAGTTTTATGCGTACGCGCGCCGGCTTACCGATCCGGAGCAGGGGGCCTGGGGCACGGTCTTGGCCTCCGGGCCTCAGGCTGCCTACGATTGGCTGCCTTTCTTGTGGGGCGCGGGCGGTGACGCGGTCACCTACGATCCCCAAATGCAGGAATGGCGGGCTTCTTTTGCCGGTCCCGAGGGTGTTCGGGCTCTGGAATTCTACCTGCGGCTCGTGGCCACCAAATGGCGTGACAACCAGGGCCGGGAACAGACCGGTTTCGCGCTGCGCGAAGGAGATTGGGGCTATCTCTGGCAGGAAGGCAAGATCGGCATGCGGATGGACTATCTTTCCCAGCAAAACCTTGGCGGAGCCTACGATCCGAACCTCTATGGCTTCGCGCCCGCCCCGGCCGGGCCTTCCGGACGCGGCGGCAGCGAGATCAACTGCCGCATGATGGGCATCTTTTCCGGGGCCGGGATCAGCAACAACTCCGGCCTGGGCGACCGCGATCCCGAGGCAGTGCGCCAGGCCGCCTGGGAATACATCCGCTTTTACGATTCCGAGCAGGCGCGCCGGATCCGCACGAAGGTGATGGTGGACAGCGGCTATGGGCGCATGCAAAACCCTGTGTTTCTTAAGCGTTACGGCTATGATGAATATCTGCGCTACGCGCCCGCTGGCTGGCTGGAAACCTTCGAGACCGCCATGCGCGAAGGGCGTCCGGAACCCTTTGGCGACAACTGCCAGAAGGTGTACGAATACATGACACATCCCCTTGAGGAGCTGGTGGCGCGGGACCTTAAGGGCAGGCTGCCACAGGACCAGGAGCAGCGGCGGAAGCAGATCGCGTCCGTGCTGAGCCAGGGTGAAGCGCGCACCAACCAGGAAATGATAGGCCGGATCCCGCCCGAGACCCAAGCCTTTCGGGAACGGCTGGCGATGCTGATCGCCAGCGTGATCCTGCTGGCCTTCTGCTTCACCCTCTGGCGGGTTTGGAAACTCCTCACCCCGGAAGCGAAAAGCTCTGCCAAATTGAGATTTAACCACCGCTTTTGGGTGGTGTTGCTGCTCGCCCCGGCGGTGCTTGCCGTTCTGGTCTGGAAATATCTGCCCATGGTTTCGGGCTCGGTGATGGCCTTTCAGGATTACCATATCGTGGGGGCCAGCCCCTGGATCGGTTTTGGCAATTTCGCCGCGGTGCTGTTTGATCCGGCCTGGTGGGCGGCTGTGGGTAAAACACTGTATTACATGGCCTTGCTGCTGGGGCTGGGGTTCCTGCCGCCGCTGGGCCTGGCCATTTTACTGCAGGAGGTTTCGCGGGGGAAAATGCTCTACCGGGTGATCTACTATCTGCCCGCGGTGATCAGCGGCGTGATCGTGATCTATCTCTGGAAGCTGCTTTACGACCCCTCCGACGCCGGCATCCTGAACCAGCTTCTGCTGGCCCTGGGCCTGCCCAAAAGCATGTGGATCAAAGACGAAACGCTGGCCATGCTCTGCGTGGTGTTGCCCACCGTCTGGGCGGGCGCGGGGCCGGGTTCGCTGATCTATCTGGCCGCGCTGAAAAACATCCCCCACGAGCTCTATGAGGCCGCGGACATCGATGGCGCCGGCTTCCGGGCCAAACTCCGCCACATCGTGCTGCCCAGCCTGAAAGGGCTGATCATCATCCAGTTCATCTCCGCCTTCATCGTGGCGGCGCAAAGCAGCGATTTCATTCTGGTGATGACCTTTGGCGGCCCGAATGAGGCCACCCGGGTGGCAGACCTGATGATCTTTGAGAAGGCCTATCTCTACCTCCGTTTTGGCTTGGCCACGGCGATGGCCTGGATCCTCAGCCTGCTGCTGATGGGCTTCACCGTCTGGCAGATCAAATATCTGTCCCGCATGGAGTTCCGCACCGCCAGAGATGACCGGGAGGCCGCATGAGCATCATTGGCAAAGTGGGGCGGCGCTCAACCAAGGTCCGGGCGCTGAACCTGAGCATCCACCTGGTGCTGCTCCTCGGCGCCATTACCATGGTCTATCCCTTTCTGCTGATGATCTCGGCCTCGCTGCGCAGCAACGTGGACAGCGGCCGCCTCAGCCTGCTGCCACAATATCTGCACAACGACGAGGCGCTGTTCCAGAAATACTTGGAATCCCGCTACAATGAAGAAAGCAGCCGTCTGGCGGACAACCATGCCGGACGCTGGCTCTCCTTTGCCGAGTCGCGTTTGCCTCAGAAGCTGCATCCCTCTCTGCTGAAGGATTGGCAGGAATTCCTGGCTGCCCGGCCGCAGTCAGTTTACGATTACTACGTGGCCGAACATTACGGAAGAGGGGTCTATCCGCTCAACCAGCGCCGCTACCGCAAACTGCTCCGGCAGGAAAACGGCAACGACCTTACCGCTTTCAACCGGCGCTACAACACCGGCGCCCAGAACTGGGAACAGATCGTGGTGGAGGAAAAGGAGATCCTGGGCCGCAACTACGTGAGCGTGAACGACGGCTATCTGGGCCGTTTCCAGGCTTTCAAGAAAGACGTCGGAGAGCGCCACCGCAACCATGTGAACCTCGACGGCGCCTTTGTGCAGATGGAGCTGGCCCCCGCTTACGGCGGCGATCTGGCCGCCTTCAACGCCGCCAGCGGTTTGGAGCTGAACTCTTGGCAGGAAGTGGTTTTGAGCGAGTTCTGCCCCGCGGAGGGAGATCCTCTGCGACCCGCCTGGCTACACTATGTGCGGGAAGCCCTGAACATCCATCACATCAGCCTTGATGCCTCTGCAGACCCCGCCTTTCAAGCCATGCTGCGGGAAAAATACGCCAGCATCTCGCTGCTCAACTCCACCTGGCACACAAGCTATGCGGATTTTAGCGCGGTGCGCGTCCCCAGGCAGATCCCGGACAGCGGCGCCATGGTGGAGGACCTCACCTGGTTCGTGGAAAACGCCACCGCGCCGGAACATCTGCGGGTGCGCAACCTGGGCAACGAATTCCGGGCCTGGCTGCGGGAAAAATACACGAACGTGGCGGCCCTTAACGCCTCCTGGGAGCAGGGTTTTGACCGCTGGGAGGAGATTCCGCTCCCGGCCACCACTCCGACGGATAATCTAGCCTGGCAAAGCGACTGGCTGGAATTTGCCCAGGGCCCGGGCCAAAGCTGGCTGGAATTGCTGCCCAGCGCTCAAAGCGAGTGGCTGCTTTTGCTTGCGCAGCGTTTCCCCGGGCAGGGCGGTAAACTGGATTTGGGGAAGGTAAACCAATATTTGGGAAGCAATTACAGATCCGAAGAAGATATCTATCCCAGTCCCCGCCTGCCCCGCGATCCCCACCCGGCAGAGCTTTGGCGGGAATTTGTGGCCCAGCGTTCCACTCCCCATCAGTTGAAGTTTTCGCCCGCAAAGGAAGCGGTGCAGACCTGGCGGGAATTTTTGCGGGCAAGATACGCTGCCACAGATAGCTTGAACCGCGCCTGGCATCTGGTCCCGACAAGCTTTGAGGATATCCCGCTACCCGTCCGGCAGATCGAGGCGCAAACCTTCCTGAAGCACAAAAGCGAGATCAAAAGGGAGTTTCTCACCCGCAATTACGCCATGGTGCTGGACCAGATGTTCAACGACGCCCGCTCCCTGCGCAACACTGCCATCTATACCCTGCTGGCCATCCTGCTGGCCGTTACCGTCAATCCCCTCGCGGCCTACGCCCTCAGCCGCTTCAAGCCCCGGCTCAGCTATCAGATCATCCTGCTGTTCATGCTCACCATGGCTTTCCCGGCGATGGTGATGGGCATTCCGAACTTCCTGATGCTAAAGCGTTTGAACCTGCTCAACACCTTTTGGGCGCTGGTGCTTCCCGCCGCCGCGGACGGATATTTCATCTTCCTGCTAAAAGGCTTTTTCGACAGCCTGCCGCGCGAGCTCTATGAAAGCGCCAGCCTCGACGGGGCCGGGGAATTCCGCCTCTTCTGGCAGTTCACGCTCTATCTTTCCAAACCCATCCTGGCCGTGATCGCCCTCGGAGCCTTCAACGCCGCCTACCGCAATTTCCTCTTCGCCTTCATCGTTTGCCAGGACCAAAGCATGTGGACCCTGATGGTGCACATCTACGAACTGATGCAGCGGGCCAGCCTCTCGGTGGGCTACGCGGCCCTGGTGATCGCCGCCATCCCCACTTTGGCGGTCTTCGTCTTCTTCCAGAATATCATCATCAAGGGGATCGTGATCCCGATGGAAAAATAAAGAGGTTTCAGATGCACAACGAAAAGATCCACCTCACCCGGATCAAACGCCTGCTGGAGCGGCAGAAACCGCTTCTGATCAAGGACAAGCTGCCCCTCGAGGCCGGATTTTCCGCCACCGGCGGGGATTTTCAGCCCCTGGCGCTCAACGCTGTCTGGGGCAAGCCTTGGCAGACCGGCTGGTTCCGGATCAGCGGCAGGATACCGGAAAGCTTTGCGGGCCAGGATTACAGGCTGCTCTTCGACTGCGACGGCGAGGCCTGCTTGCTGCTGGATGGAGTTCCATACCAGGGTTTCACGCCCAAGGTGGACTGGTATCACAAGGCCGCCAAGAATCTGCTGCCCCTGGCCTCCATCCGCAAGCCCGGAGAGGATCTCAGCCTGCTGATCGACGCCTCCGCCAACGACCTCTTCGGCGCGCAGAAAGAGGAATACCGCCTGCGCGAGTGCGCCCTTGTTACCTTTGATGAGCCTCTGTATCAAAGCTTGCTGGACATCGCCCTGCTGCTGGATCTGGCGGAAGCATTGCCCGAAAAAACTGTCCGCCGCCAGCGTCTGATCTTTGGCCTGGACCAGGTTTGCAATGCCTGGAACAGCGATCAGGAGAGGGTGAATGCCATCCTGGGCGACCTGCTGTCCGCGCCCGCCCATGCCAGCGCGCTCACCGCCTTCAGCGTGGGGCACGCGCATCTCGATCTGGCCTGGCTGTGGCCACTGAGAGAAACCCGGCGCAAGGGTGCCCGCACCTTCGCCAACGCGCTGAGGCTGCTGGAGCAATATCCCAGCTACGTATTCGGCGCTTCCCAGGCCCAGCTGTACCAGTGGATCAAAGCAGACCATCCCGCCCTTTACGCTCAGGTCAAGGAGCGGGTGAAAGAAGGCCGCTGGGAGATCCAGGGCGCTTCCTGGGTGGAGTTTGACACCAATCTCATCTCCGCGGAATCGATAATCCGCCAGTTCATGTATGGCAAACGCTTCTTCGAGAGCGAGTTCGGCCAGGCCCCCCGCGTTTTGTGGCTGCCCGACTGCTTCGGCTTTTCCGGCAATCTGCCCCAGTTCCTCAAAGGTTGCGGCGTGGATTGGTTCATCACCCAGAAACTAAGCTGGAACGAGACCAACACCTTTCCCCACCACCTCTTCGTTTGGGAGGGGATCGACGGTTCGCGGGTGCTGGCGCATCAGCTTCCCACCAACGATTACAACTTCTCGAACAACCCCTCCTCTTTTCTGGAAACGGAAAAACGCTATGCCCAGAGCGAGCTCTGCGACGCCTTTCTGAACCTCTACGGGATTGGCGACGGCGGCGGCGGGCCCACCCGCGACCACATCGAATATGGCCTGCGCCAGCAAAGCCTCGAGGGCGTGAGCAAATTCCGCAGCGCCAGCTCGGCGGATTTCTTCGCCCACCTCTCCGGGCTGGATCCCAGCCAGCTGCCGGTGGCCTATGGCGAGCTCTATCTGGAATTTCACCGCGGCACCTACACCACCCAGGCCCGCATGAAACAGGATAACCGCGGCAGCGAGAAGCTCCTGGCCGCGGCTGAGTTCATGGCCGTGCTGGCCGGACATGCCTATCCGGAACCGCTGCGGCGAATCTGGCAGGACACCCTGCTGCTGCAATTCCACGACATCATCCCCGGTTCTTCGATCACGCCGGTTTACGAGGATGCCCACACCATCAGCGCCGCCAATCACGCGCAGCTGAAGGACTACCTGGCCGCTACGGCGCGCGAGCTTGCGGATAGCGGAACACCTTGCCAGGAAGCCAGTTATCTGGTGTTCAACCCTTCCAACCAGGAACTGGATGAATGGCACGCCTTCCCCCAAGAACTCCAGGGCCTGGTGCCGCTGAATGAATACAGCACCGAACTGGCCTCTCTGGAAACGGAAAACGCCCTGTTGGCCAGGATCCGGGTACCGGCCTGGGGTTGCCTGCTGCTGCAATTCTCCCCAAACGGCTATCTGCCCAAAACCGAGGCCAGTACAGCTTCCCTGACCCTGGAGAACCGCTTTCTCAAGGCGGAATTGACCGAGACCGGCGGCATCAGATCCATCTGGGATAAAGAACTGGAGCGCGAACTGCTGATTTCGGAATCCAACCTGCTCCTGCTCTGGGAAGACGAGCCCAACAACTGGGGCGCCTGGGACATCAATCATTTCTATCGCGACACGGCACCCCAAACAGCCGGCGGCGCAACTTTAAACCAAGCCCTCAGTTTCACGCTGGAAGGGGAGTTCAGCCGCGTGGTGCAGGATATCCGCATCGGCAAATCCAGCCTGCGCCAGACCATCGAATTGCGCTGTGATGACCGCCTGCTGCGCGTCAGCCACGAGATCGCCTGGCAGGAAAAGCACAAAATGCTGCGCACGCATTGGTTCACCGCGGTGCACAATGGCATCGCCAGCTACGGCATCCAGGCCGGCGTGATCAAGCGCAGCAGCAAGCCTAAAAGCGCGGTCGAGGCAGCCCAGTTTGAGGTTCCCGCCCAACGCTTTGCGGACCTTTCCCAGCCGGATCACGGCTGCGCGCTGCTCTGCGACGTCAAATTCGGCTACCGCATCATGGACGGCCAGATGGAATTGAACCTCCTGCGCAGCCCCGCCGACGTCGATCCCACCGCCGATATCCACAGCCACAGCTACAGCTACGCCTTTTATCCCCACAGCGGCGATTACGAACACAGCGATGTTTTCCGCCAGGCCGAGCGCCTGGCCCACAGCCTGATCGTGGTGCCGCTGCAAACCCTGCCCGAAAAGTTGCCGCAGCCCCTGTTCCGCTTGGACAGCGACCACGTGAACCTGGATACGGTCAAGCCCGCGGAGGACGGCGGCGGCATCATCCTGCGCTTCCACGAATACAAGGGCCAAAGCGGCACCGCGCTGCTTTACTGCGCCCAAACCCAGTCCCAGGCAAGAGTTACCGACCTGCTGGAGCAACCGCTGGAAGCGGATCCGATCCAACTCGACCCCTACTATCCGCTCAGCCTGGAATTCCGGCCTTTCGAGGTGAAAACCATCCGTTTGGAGGAACTGCCATGATCCCCCGTCCAAAACAAATGCGCGTGTTCAAAAAGCGCTTCTGGATGACCTCCAGGATCGATTACCAGCGCAACGCGGAGCTGCCTGAGAAGCTCTTCCGCTTTCTCGCGGCGGACCTCGACGCTTACTATCACAAGCTGATCGGCGTGGGTTTCCTCGACGACGACCACAGCACGAGC is from Candidatus Cloacimonadota bacterium and encodes:
- a CDS encoding beta-galactosidase, with product MSIIGKVGRRSTKVRALNLSIHLVLLLGAITMVYPFLLMISASLRSNVDSGRLSLLPQYLHNDEALFQKYLESRYNEESSRLADNHAGRWLSFAESRLPQKLHPSLLKDWQEFLAARPQSVYDYYVAEHYGRGVYPLNQRRYRKLLRQENGNDLTAFNRRYNTGAQNWEQIVVEEKEILGRNYVSVNDGYLGRFQAFKKDVGERHRNHVNLDGAFVQMELAPAYGGDLAAFNAASGLELNSWQEVVLSEFCPAEGDPLRPAWLHYVREALNIHHISLDASADPAFQAMLREKYASISLLNSTWHTSYADFSAVRVPRQIPDSGAMVEDLTWFVENATAPEHLRVRNLGNEFRAWLREKYTNVAALNASWEQGFDRWEEIPLPATTPTDNLAWQSDWLEFAQGPGQSWLELLPSAQSEWLLLLAQRFPGQGGKLDLGKVNQYLGSNYRSEEDIYPSPRLPRDPHPAELWREFVAQRSTPHQLKFSPAKEAVQTWREFLRARYAATDSLNRAWHLVPTSFEDIPLPVRQIEAQTFLKHKSEIKREFLTRNYAMVLDQMFNDARSLRNTAIYTLLAILLAVTVNPLAAYALSRFKPRLSYQIILLFMLTMAFPAMVMGIPNFLMLKRLNLLNTFWALVLPAAADGYFIFLLKGFFDSLPRELYESASLDGAGEFRLFWQFTLYLSKPILAVIALGAFNAAYRNFLFAFIVCQDQSMWTLMVHIYELMQRASLSVGYAALVIAAIPTLAVFVFFQNIIIKGIVIPMEK
- a CDS encoding glycosyl hydrolase-related protein; its protein translation is MHNEKIHLTRIKRLLERQKPLLIKDKLPLEAGFSATGGDFQPLALNAVWGKPWQTGWFRISGRIPESFAGQDYRLLFDCDGEACLLLDGVPYQGFTPKVDWYHKAAKNLLPLASIRKPGEDLSLLIDASANDLFGAQKEEYRLRECALVTFDEPLYQSLLDIALLLDLAEALPEKTVRRQRLIFGLDQVCNAWNSDQERVNAILGDLLSAPAHASALTAFSVGHAHLDLAWLWPLRETRRKGARTFANALRLLEQYPSYVFGASQAQLYQWIKADHPALYAQVKERVKEGRWEIQGASWVEFDTNLISAESIIRQFMYGKRFFESEFGQAPRVLWLPDCFGFSGNLPQFLKGCGVDWFITQKLSWNETNTFPHHLFVWEGIDGSRVLAHQLPTNDYNFSNNPSSFLETEKRYAQSELCDAFLNLYGIGDGGGGPTRDHIEYGLRQQSLEGVSKFRSASSADFFAHLSGLDPSQLPVAYGELYLEFHRGTYTTQARMKQDNRGSEKLLAAAEFMAVLAGHAYPEPLRRIWQDTLLLQFHDIIPGSSITPVYEDAHTISAANHAQLKDYLAATARELADSGTPCQEASYLVFNPSNQELDEWHAFPQELQGLVPLNEYSTELASLETENALLARIRVPAWGCLLLQFSPNGYLPKTEASTASLTLENRFLKAELTETGGIRSIWDKELERELLISESNLLLLWEDEPNNWGAWDINHFYRDTAPQTAGGATLNQALSFTLEGEFSRVVQDIRIGKSSLRQTIELRCDDRLLRVSHEIAWQEKHKMLRTHWFTAVHNGIASYGIQAGVIKRSSKPKSAVEAAQFEVPAQRFADLSQPDHGCALLCDVKFGYRIMDGQMELNLLRSPADVDPTADIHSHSYSYAFYPHSGDYEHSDVFRQAERLAHSLIVVPLQTLPEKLPQPLFRLDSDHVNLDTVKPAEDGGGIILRFHEYKGQSGTALLYCAQTQSQARVTDLLEQPLEADPIQLDPYYPLSLEFRPFEVKTIRLEELP
- a CDS encoding extracellular solute-binding protein, which encodes MRRFSAFLLLAALLIAAPALARAKTPQRVVLKVFELPDPRKTDAYSRANLAVVEAFRERFPHIELRAFSGIQIENMDLDAGPLMAIAGGVAPDILYVNFRQSDTYIQNNFLYPLDGFLASEDPEALSLRVEKPVWQVIRRARKGEQAQKTWMLPYETLVRVLMYRRDVFRRAGLDPDKPPRTWDEFYAYARRLTDPEQGAWGTVLASGPQAAYDWLPFLWGAGGDAVTYDPQMQEWRASFAGPEGVRALEFYLRLVATKWRDNQGREQTGFALREGDWGYLWQEGKIGMRMDYLSQQNLGGAYDPNLYGFAPAPAGPSGRGGSEINCRMMGIFSGAGISNNSGLGDRDPEAVRQAAWEYIRFYDSEQARRIRTKVMVDSGYGRMQNPVFLKRYGYDEYLRYAPAGWLETFETAMREGRPEPFGDNCQKVYEYMTHPLEELVARDLKGRLPQDQEQRRKQIASVLSQGEARTNQEMIGRIPPETQAFRERLAMLIASVILLAFCFTLWRVWKLLTPEAKSSAKLRFNHRFWVVLLLAPAVLAVLVWKYLPMVSGSVMAFQDYHIVGASPWIGFGNFAAVLFDPAWWAAVGKTLYYMALLLGLGFLPPLGLAILLQEVSRGKMLYRVIYYLPAVISGVIVIYLWKLLYDPSDAGILNQLLLALGLPKSMWIKDETLAMLCVVLPTVWAGAGPGSLIYLAALKNIPHELYEAADIDGAGFRAKLRHIVLPSLKGLIIIQFISAFIVAAQSSDFILVMTFGGPNEATRVADLMIFEKAYLYLRFGLATAMAWILSLLLMGFTVWQIKYLSRMEFRTARDDREAA